The genomic window CGGGCAATGTGGCGCGGGCAAAGGCATCGGTGATGTCGAGATCGCCGAGCGTGACATGCTCCGGCGCCATGGCTTCTTGGTCGCCGTGATGGTGATGGCCTTGTCCGACTTCAACAGCGGTGACGGTCAGCTTGGGCGCGGGTTCGGCGTCGCCGGTCTCGCCCATGCCCGTCCAGTGATTGGCGCTGCCATCGGCGCAAAGCTGTTCGGCGGGGAAATAGAGCACCGTGCCGGGTGCAATGTCGGCCGAGAGCGAGCCGCGCATCACGAATTCGTCGTAAAAGGCATCCGGCAGTTCGCCGCCGTTCCAGATCACCTCGGTGACGCCCTCGCTGACCGGCGTGCCGTGGTTCATGTAGGTGTTGGCATAGGCGCCGATGACGGTTTCGAGCTGCCAGCCGGCATGCGGCATCGGCTTCACGCTGTAAAAGCCTTCCGGCACCTTGACCCGGATTTCGGTCGTGGCCGCGCCGTCGCAGCCATGGGGCACGCGGATGACGGCCTTGTAGCTGCCGCCGGCAGCGGCTTCGCCGGTTCCGAGCGTCATGTGGGCGTTGGCTGCGGAAAGGCCGGCAAG from Martelella sp. NC20 includes these protein-coding regions:
- a CDS encoding DUF1775 domain-containing protein, with translation MNAFMNRLAWAGALSLAGLSAANAHMTLGTGEAAAGGSYKAVIRVPHGCDGAATTEIRVKVPEGFYSVKPMPHAGWQLETVIGAYANTYMNHGTPVSEGVTEVIWNGGELPDAFYDEFVMRGSLSADIAPGTVLYFPAEQLCADGSANHWTGMGETGDAEPAPKLTVTAVEVGQGHHHHGDQEAMAPEHVTLGDLDITDAFARATLPGAPVGGGFLTITNNGDTDDRLMAASSDAAGELQLHNMRMDGEVMKMYRMTDGIPVPAHETVTLSPGGMHVMFMKLNGPLAEGSIVDVELTFEKAGTVTVPFAVKSIAAKDAGHSMHGMDHGAMDHGDMKMDAGSR